In the Armatimonadota bacterium genome, one interval contains:
- a CDS encoding 50S ribosomal protein L11 methyltransferase, whose product MIAVVEPETDWPRQWREYHTTRRIGRRCVIAPPWEQPESAPGDCLITIDPGMAFGTGSHATTQLALESLEKAVFDGARVADIGTGTGILAIAAGLLGASCVLATDIDILAREIAQQNVELHALRDTVEVLDPTEFWRLADDCDIVVVNIVAGVILELAARIADAVVPGGTVVLSGLVADQAPLICRALADVGLVSPDVVERDGWVALSLVADPAARRDTGALAAVQRELLRIGSAI is encoded by the coding sequence ATGATCGCAGTTGTTGAACCCGAGACCGATTGGCCGCGACAGTGGCGTGAATACCACACGACGCGTCGGATCGGGCGGCGCTGCGTTATCGCGCCGCCGTGGGAGCAGCCGGAATCTGCACCGGGAGACTGCCTCATCACGATCGATCCCGGAATGGCGTTCGGTACCGGCTCCCATGCCACAACACAACTTGCGCTAGAATCGCTGGAGAAGGCAGTCTTTGACGGGGCTCGGGTGGCGGACATTGGTACAGGAACCGGCATTTTGGCCATTGCGGCCGGTTTGCTTGGTGCAAGCTGCGTGCTGGCGACCGACATCGACATCCTGGCCAGGGAGATTGCCCAGCAAAATGTGGAGCTGCACGCGCTTCGCGATACCGTAGAGGTACTGGACCCAACGGAATTCTGGAGGCTGGCCGACGATTGCGATATTGTAGTCGTCAACATCGTCGCGGGCGTCATTCTGGAGTTGGCTGCCAGAATTGCGGATGCCGTTGTGCCCGGGGGCACGGTGGTGCTCAGCGGACTTGTAGCGGACCAGGCGCCGTTGATTTGCCGAGCACTGGCAGACGTGGGCCTGGTCAGTCCGGATGTTGTCGAACGAGATGGTTGGGTCGCACTTTCGCTGGTTGCCGATCCGGCCGCCCGACGTGACACTGGGGCGCTGGCAGCCGTGCAGCGCGAGCTGCTGCGGATTGGCAGTGCGATCTGA
- the rpoZ gene encoding DNA-directed RNA polymerase subunit omega → MSIYPNPNELDAFPSKFELVILAAKRARQLKDGAPQLIVTQSMNPLTIALEEIAQGAVRSRRVEDATAIAHEKSLKPAEPSLEDIIGAGSVLGLDIEMDSAAAQAAALRSADPDSLDDIDDSSGTGLRIAEALGLGEPDGSDEEEEDDEFLSDLNEETE, encoded by the coding sequence ATGAGCATCTACCCCAATCCGAATGAGCTGGACGCCTTTCCTTCCAAGTTTGAGCTGGTTATTCTGGCGGCAAAGCGCGCACGGCAGTTGAAAGATGGCGCTCCGCAATTGATCGTAACGCAGTCCATGAATCCCCTTACTATCGCTCTGGAGGAGATCGCACAGGGAGCTGTGCGCAGCCGTCGTGTAGAAGATGCCACGGCAATCGCGCACGAGAAATCGCTCAAACCGGCGGAGCCCAGCCTGGAAGACATTATTGGCGCCGGCTCTGTTCTTGGCCTGGATATCGAGATGGATAGCGCAGCGGCACAGGCTGCCGCATTGCGGAGCGCCGATCCCGACAGTCTGGACGACATCGACGACTCAAGCGGAACCGGCTTGCGCATTGCAGAAGCGCTTGGGCTTGGCGAGCCGGATGGATCGGATGAGGAAGAGGAGGATGACGAGTTTCTCTCCGACCTCAACGAGGAGACTGAATAG
- a CDS encoding zinc-binding dehydrogenase, giving the protein MRAVTNLENKPHSVELQDRPLPQAGPNEVLLRVKCVGVCGSDLHQWHASQSWPVNYPVTLGHEFCGEVAECGSGVSQFRPGDRVVSETAAVICGECAYCRTGAYNLCPKRLGFGYGIDGAMADYVRVPARCLHRIPTGVSFEDAAMTEPASVGANAVLELSRIEPGDTVIVMGPGTIGLMALQMCRLQSPGTLILSGLSRDARRLELGKALGADMSIAGDTVDLAALVAGVGDGLGAHLIVDCTGVSSVLSQCLALARPGGQITKVGWGREPFNASLDPLVQKALRLQGSFSHTWATWERVLGLMQRGALNLAPMRRVFPLAEWQAAFEAMDSLEVAKSLLTP; this is encoded by the coding sequence GTGCGCGCTGTCACCAACCTTGAAAACAAGCCGCATAGCGTGGAGCTTCAGGACCGACCACTGCCGCAGGCAGGTCCCAACGAGGTACTACTACGCGTGAAGTGCGTTGGCGTCTGTGGCAGCGACCTGCATCAGTGGCATGCGTCGCAGTCATGGCCCGTCAACTATCCTGTAACGCTCGGGCACGAGTTCTGTGGCGAGGTCGCCGAATGCGGCTCCGGTGTTTCGCAATTCCGGCCCGGCGACCGCGTCGTGAGTGAAACTGCCGCCGTAATATGCGGTGAATGCGCGTATTGCCGCACGGGCGCCTACAATCTCTGTCCGAAGCGGCTCGGTTTTGGCTACGGAATCGACGGTGCGATGGCGGATTATGTTCGCGTTCCGGCGCGCTGCTTGCACCGCATTCCGACCGGTGTTTCATTTGAGGATGCGGCAATGACGGAGCCGGCTTCGGTTGGCGCCAATGCCGTCCTCGAGCTTTCACGAATCGAACCGGGTGACACCGTCATCGTTATGGGCCCAGGAACCATTGGGCTCATGGCGCTTCAGATGTGCCGGCTCCAATCCCCGGGAACACTGATCCTGTCGGGGCTCTCACGTGATGCCAGGCGTCTGGAGCTCGGAAAGGCGCTCGGCGCCGATATGAGCATAGCCGGTGACACCGTTGACCTTGCCGCGCTGGTTGCAGGTGTAGGTGATGGCCTCGGGGCACACCTGATTGTAGATTGCACAGGCGTGTCATCCGTACTGTCGCAGTGTCTCGCCCTCGCACGCCCGGGTGGCCAGATTACCAAGGTTGGCTGGGGACGCGAGCCGTTCAACGCATCATTGGACCCGCTTGTGCAGAAGGCGCTGCGTTTGCAAGGCTCATTCTCACACACCTGGGCCACATGGGAGCGCGTCCTCGGCCTGATGCAGCGCGGGGCATTGAACCTTGCTCCGATGCGGCGCGTATTTCCACTTGCAGAGTGGCAAGCCGCGTTCGAGGCAATGGACTCCTTGGAAGTGGCAAAGAGCCTGCTCACGCCATAG
- a CDS encoding 16S rRNA (uracil(1498)-N(3))-methyltransferase: MSIRVFVERQRINDTQVHIAGSAAEHLVRVLRIASGDLLIVQPGDGTAFTTIVREATPVLVRAEIQGPAAAPPAISPCVNIFQALVKGDRFETVLQRCTEIGAKRFIPIITERTVRRPEASRTPHQMARWQAILCSASEQCGRADIPGIQAPQALSQALESHKAPGIMLSTRDSDPLGVVLERMGSPAELDLFIGPEGGWADAEIATARHHNVSPALLETYTLRTETAALVAVSQILYACRRNAK; encoded by the coding sequence ATGTCGATTCGGGTTTTTGTGGAGCGGCAGCGCATCAATGACACTCAGGTCCACATCGCGGGCTCGGCCGCCGAGCATCTGGTTCGCGTCCTCCGTATCGCTTCAGGGGACCTGCTTATTGTGCAGCCGGGAGATGGAACGGCGTTTACCACAATAGTTCGTGAGGCAACGCCGGTGCTCGTACGGGCCGAGATACAGGGCCCGGCGGCTGCACCACCAGCAATCTCACCGTGTGTGAATATCTTCCAGGCGCTGGTGAAGGGCGACCGCTTTGAAACGGTGCTGCAGCGCTGCACCGAGATCGGCGCGAAGCGATTTATCCCGATAATAACGGAACGGACCGTTCGGCGCCCGGAAGCATCGCGCACTCCGCACCAGATGGCGCGGTGGCAGGCAATACTCTGCTCTGCGTCCGAACAGTGCGGACGAGCTGACATTCCGGGCATCCAGGCGCCGCAAGCCCTTTCCCAGGCGCTTGAAAGCCACAAGGCGCCGGGGATTATGCTTTCAACTCGAGATTCTGATCCGCTTGGCGTGGTACTGGAGCGAATGGGGTCGCCGGCCGAGCTCGATCTATTCATCGGTCCCGAGGGCGGTTGGGCCGACGCGGAGATTGCAACCGCACGCCACCACAACGTTTCTCCCGCACTACTCGAAACGTACACGCTACGGACAGAAACCGCCGCTTTAGTGGCGGTGAGCCAAATCCTGTATGCATGCAGAAGGAACGCCAAATGA
- the dnaJ gene encoding molecular chaperone DnaJ yields the protein MATTPRDYYDVLGVERHASSDDVKRAYRNLAKKLHPDVNKAADAPDRFKEVQEAYDVLSNEDRRRSYDQFGHAGVNGGASGFPGDSPFSDIFDAFFGERTASRGPAGGARGDDLRADVRITLEEAARGCEVPLKISRMETCEKCTGSGANPGSAPTVCGSCNGTGQVRHSTNTILGTFVASATCRDCGGTGQLIASPCDACRGSGRVRNQKQRTVKVPAGIDTGMRLRLAGDGDAGERGGPSGDLYVVISVDDHEVFRRDGTELYCTVEISFPVAALGGVVPVPTLDGDEELTIPSGTQPGTEFTLRGHGLPVVQGRGKGDEHVLLQVSVPRKLSDEQRELLKQFSTTLGEDPGETGDNRGLLGRIFKH from the coding sequence ATGGCGACGACTCCACGCGACTATTACGACGTTTTGGGTGTGGAACGCCATGCAAGTTCAGACGACGTCAAGCGCGCTTATCGGAACCTTGCGAAGAAGCTGCATCCAGATGTCAACAAGGCCGCCGACGCTCCGGATCGGTTCAAGGAAGTCCAGGAAGCCTACGACGTCCTAAGTAACGAAGACCGGCGTCGCAGTTACGATCAGTTTGGTCACGCCGGTGTCAACGGCGGCGCCTCCGGCTTTCCCGGTGACAGTCCGTTTAGCGACATCTTCGACGCGTTTTTCGGTGAACGGACGGCCAGCCGCGGTCCGGCCGGTGGCGCGCGTGGCGATGACCTCCGGGCCGACGTTCGTATCACGCTGGAGGAAGCGGCACGCGGATGCGAAGTTCCGCTGAAGATCTCCAGAATGGAAACGTGTGAGAAGTGCACCGGAAGCGGCGCCAATCCTGGTTCGGCGCCGACGGTGTGCGGATCTTGCAACGGAACCGGCCAGGTAAGGCACTCAACCAACACCATCCTCGGCACGTTCGTTGCAAGTGCAACCTGCCGTGATTGCGGAGGCACGGGTCAATTGATTGCCTCGCCGTGTGATGCGTGTCGCGGTTCGGGCCGCGTCCGGAACCAGAAACAGCGTACCGTGAAGGTGCCTGCGGGAATCGATACCGGCATGCGGCTTCGTCTCGCCGGCGATGGAGATGCCGGCGAGCGAGGCGGGCCATCCGGTGATCTTTACGTGGTCATCTCCGTTGATGATCATGAGGTATTCCGTCGTGACGGTACGGAACTCTACTGCACAGTCGAGATCAGTTTTCCGGTGGCTGCGCTCGGCGGAGTGGTGCCGGTTCCCACTCTGGACGGCGATGAAGAGCTTACCATCCCCAGCGGCACCCAACCCGGAACCGAGTTCACGCTCCGCGGCCACGGGTTGCCAGTGGTACAAGGCAGAGGTAAGGGCGATGAGCACGTGCTTTTGCAGGTGTCGGTGCCCAGGAAACTCAGCGATGAGCAGCGTGAGCTTCTAAAGCAGTTCTCGACGACCCTCGGTGAAGATCCCGGCGAGACCGGTGACAATCGCGGCCTGCTTGGTCGCATCTTCAAGCATTGA
- the mnmE gene encoding tRNA uridine-5-carboxymethylaminomethyl(34) synthesis GTPase MnmE translates to MNGGFELRLSDTIAAIATPPGAGAIAVIRVSGPATPEICDRVLAPRVGPAFSRSRARYARLVTIAAGESALVIDTALATLFRAPRSYTGEHLAEISCHGGRVVPQSVLSALLAAGARAADPGEFTLRAFLAGRVDLAQAEAVASLIGAGTEAAARAAHAQLDGALSRTVSAARNSLLDIAAQIEAAIDFQDEAGDFEHESVARRLQQTGADLAALLETARYGAVLRDGIRIAIVGRPNAGKSSLLNLLAQRSRAIVTPIAGTTRDTIEQEVNLHDLPATLVDTAGIRATENAVEAAGVNRARSELSHCSVALAVCDISGPCGVEDEAIVKYAAASAPAVVVALNKVDIAGHDHGRQTAGRVADWCAAARPVCVSALTGEGRTELITAIAEASYGGHADERPDGALILAERHRLAVARAAAAVGSAQQTCLAGMPADFIAIDLRGALDALGEVTGEAASEDIIERIFRNFCIGK, encoded by the coding sequence ATGAACGGAGGTTTCGAGCTACGCCTTTCGGATACTATTGCTGCAATAGCCACACCGCCGGGCGCGGGTGCGATTGCCGTGATACGGGTAAGTGGTCCGGCAACGCCCGAGATTTGTGATCGCGTACTGGCTCCGCGCGTCGGACCGGCGTTCAGTCGCTCCAGGGCACGTTATGCCAGGCTGGTGACTATTGCGGCAGGCGAGAGTGCTTTAGTGATTGACACAGCGCTTGCCACGCTGTTTCGCGCGCCGCGCAGCTATACGGGTGAGCATTTGGCCGAAATCTCTTGCCATGGCGGACGAGTTGTACCTCAGTCGGTTCTCTCCGCGCTGTTAGCGGCCGGCGCACGCGCTGCCGATCCCGGCGAGTTTACTCTACGCGCGTTTCTCGCCGGCCGCGTTGATCTGGCACAGGCCGAAGCCGTCGCGTCGCTAATTGGCGCCGGCACGGAAGCCGCCGCCAGGGCGGCGCATGCACAACTGGACGGCGCGCTGTCTCGGACCGTTTCCGCAGCTAGAAACAGCTTGCTGGATATAGCAGCGCAAATAGAAGCAGCCATCGACTTTCAGGATGAGGCCGGAGACTTTGAGCACGAGAGTGTTGCCCGCCGGCTACAGCAGACCGGTGCGGACCTTGCCGCTCTTCTCGAGACAGCTCGGTACGGAGCCGTGTTACGAGACGGCATTCGCATTGCGATTGTGGGCCGGCCGAACGCCGGAAAGTCGTCTCTCCTGAACCTCCTGGCGCAGCGGAGCCGGGCTATCGTAACACCAATCGCCGGCACCACGCGCGATACGATAGAACAGGAGGTAAACCTGCACGACCTGCCAGCGACGCTTGTTGATACTGCCGGCATTCGGGCGACGGAGAACGCGGTCGAAGCTGCCGGAGTGAACCGCGCACGGAGCGAGCTATCACACTGTTCCGTTGCTCTCGCGGTTTGCGACATCTCCGGCCCTTGCGGAGTAGAGGACGAGGCGATTGTGAAGTACGCTGCTGCGAGCGCACCGGCTGTTGTCGTGGCGCTGAACAAGGTTGACATCGCTGGCCACGATCACGGCCGGCAAACTGCGGGACGCGTGGCTGATTGGTGCGCCGCGGCGCGCCCGGTATGTGTCTCGGCTCTCACCGGTGAAGGGCGGACCGAACTGATCACGGCGATTGCCGAGGCCTCGTACGGTGGTCACGCGGACGAGCGCCCGGATGGAGCGTTGATTCTGGCGGAGCGGCATCGACTGGCTGTTGCCAGGGCTGCGGCAGCGGTTGGCTCCGCCCAGCAAACATGCCTCGCAGGGATGCCTGCCGACTTTATCGCAATTGACCTGCGCGGGGCTCTGGATGCATTGGGCGAGGTTACCGGTGAAGCCGCATCCGAGGATATAATCGAGCGGATATTCCGAAACTTCTGCATCGGCAAATAA